The Xylophilus rhododendri region AAGTCGTTCGCCTAAACGCGGACGTCGAAACTTCAAGGCATAGGAGCACACATGGCAGCAGGCAAGGAAATCCGGGGCAAGATCAAATCGGTGGAGAACACCAAGAAGATCACCAAGGCCATGGAAATGGTGGCCGCCTCGAAGATGCGCAAGGCGCAGGACCGCATGCGTGCCGCTCGTCCCTACAGCGAGAAGGTGCGCAACATCGCGGCCCATCTGGGCCAGGCGAATCCGGAGTACGTGCATCCGTTCATGAAGACGAACGACGATGCCAAGGCTGCCGGTTTCATCGTGGTCACCACGGACAAGGGCCTGTGCGGCGGCATGAACACCAACGTGCTGCGTGCGGTCACCGCCAAGTTGCGCGAGCTGCAGTCCCAGGGCGTCAAGTCCGAGGCCGTGGCCATCGGCAACAAGGGCCTGGGCTTCTTGAACCGCATCGGCGCGCACGTGGTCAGCCACGTGACCGGCCTGGGCGACACGCCGCATCTCGACCGCCTCATCGGCCCGGTCAAGGTGCTGCTCGACGCCTATGCCGAAGGCAGGCTGTCGGCTGTCTACCTCTGCTACACCCGCTTCATCAACACGATGAAGCAGGAGTCGGTGGTGGAACAGCTGCTGCCCCTGGCACCGCCGGTGGCCGACGAGAGCGCCAGCAAGTCCAGCTGGGACTACATCTACGAACCCGACGCGCAGAGCGTGATCGACGAACTGCTGGTGCGCTACGCAGAGTCGCTGGTGTTCCAGGCAGTCGCCGAGAACATGGCTTCCGAGCAGTCCGCCCGCATGGTCGCGATGAAGGCTGCCACCGACAACGCCGGCAGTGTCATCGGCGAGCTGAAGCTGGTCTACAACAAGACCCGCCAGGCCGCGATCACCAAGGAACTCTCCGAGATCGTCAGCGGCGCCGCAGCCGTCTGACGACCGTCTGGTCCCGAACACCTATTTGGAGCAAACAATGGCTCAAACGCAAACTCAAGCTGGCACCCAGGGCAAGATCGTCCAGTGCATCGGCGCCGTGGTCGACGTGGAATTCCCGCGCGACAAGATGCCGAAGATCTATGACGCACTCAAGCTCGAAGGCTCCGCGCTGACGCTGGAAGTCCAGCAGCAGCTGGGCGACGGCGTGGTGCGCACCATCGCGCTGGGCTCGTCCGACGGCCTGCGCCGTGGCCTGATGGTCACCAACACCGCGGCCGCCATCACCGTGCCGGTCGGCAAGGCAACCCTGGGCCGCATCATGGACGTGCTCGGCGCGCCCATCGACGAACGCGGCCCGGTCAGCCAGGAACTCACCGCCGGCATCCACCGCAAGGCTCCCGCGTACGACGAACTGTCGCCCTCGCAGGAACTGCTGGAAACCGGCATCAAGGTGATCGACCTGGTCTGCCCGTTCGCCAAGGGCGGCAAGGTGGGCCTGTTCGGCGGCGCCGGCGTGGGCAAGACCGTCAACATGATGGAGCTCATCAACAACATCGCCAAGGCGCACTCGGGCCTGTCCGTGTTCGCCGGCGTCGGTGAGCGCACCCGCGAAGGCAACGACTTCTATCACGAGATGGCCGACTCCGGCGTCGTGAACCTGGAGAACCTGGAAGAGTCCAAGGTCGCCATGGTCTACGGCCAGATGAACGAGCCCCCGGGCAACCGCCTGCGTGTGGCCCTGACCGGCCTGACCATCGCCGAGTCGTTCCGCGACGAAGGCCGTGACGTGCTGTTCTTCGTGGACAACATCTACCGCTACACCCTGGCCGGCACCGAAGTGTCCGCACTGCTGGGCCGCATGCCTTCGGCCGTGGGCTACCAGCCCACGCTGGCCGAGGAAATGGGCCGCCTGCAGGAGCGCATCACCTCGACCAAGGTCGGCTCGATCACCTCCATCCAGGCCGTCTACGTGCCTGCCGATGACTTGACCGATCCCTCGCCCGCGACCACCTTCGCCCACCTGGACTCCACCGTCGTGCTGTCCCGCGACATCGCCTCGCTGGGTATCTACCCCGCGGTCGATCCGCTGGACTCCACCAGCCGCCAGTTGAGCCCCGACGTCGTCGGCGAAGAGCACTACGCCGTGGCCCGCGCCGTGCAGGGCACCCTGCAGCGCTACAAGGAACTGCGCGACATCATCGCCATCCTGGGCATGGACGAATTGGCGCCGGAAGACAAGCTGCTGGTGTCGCGGGCTCGCAAGATCCAGCGTTTCCTGTCGCAGCCTTTCCATGTCGCCGAAGTCTTCACCGGCTCCCCGGGCAAGTACGTGCCGCTGGCGGAAACCATCCGTGGTTTCAAGATGATCACGGCTGGCGAATGCGACCACCTGCCCGAGCAGGCCTTCTACATGGTCGGCACCATTGACGAAGCTTTCGAGAAGGCCAAGAAGCTGGCTTGAGCTGGAGAGGCGGTCGCCGCAAGGCCGCCGCCATTCCCGCCCCAACCCTTCCAGCCCACTCCTAGGAATCCCAGATGGCCAACACCATTCACGTCGACGTGGTCAGCGCGGAAGAGTCGATCTTCTCCGGCGAAGCACGCTTCGTCGCGCTGCCGGGTGAATCCGGCGAGCTCGGCATCTATCCGCGCCACACGCCGCTGATCACCCGCATCAAGCCCGGCACCGTGCGCATCGACATGGCCGACGGCAGCGAAGAGTTCGTCTTCGTCGCCGGCGGCATTCTCGAAGTGCAGCCGGATGTGGTCACCGTCCTGTCCGACACCGCCATCCGCGGCAAGGACCTGGACGAAGAGAAGGCCAACAAGGCCAAGGTCGCCGCCGAGGAAGCCCTCAAGCACGCCAAGAGCGACCTCGACCTGGCCAAGGCCCAGTCGGAACTGGCCGTGATGGCCGCGCAGATCGCCGCGCTGCGGCGCTTTCGCGACAAGCGCTGAAAACAGCGCTCCGGCGCTTCGAAAAGCCACCTTGCGAGGTGGCTTTTTTTATATGCGACGGGTTTGTGTGACGTTTTGATGAAAATATCGGATGCGTTTCCAAATTAATCAAAAAATGCCCGCTGGCGAATTTCGGGTGATTCGATCTGCATTCGGCTTGGGGGTATTTTGAAAATCCCGCCGGGTTCATCTTTGTGCATTTGATGCAGAAAGAGAAAACCCATGCTGACCATTGCCACGTTTTCGCCGAGGGCCGCACCGGTCAAACCGGGCGATGAAAAACCGCCGCCGGACGACGAGGTCTGGTACGAATGCGAGCTCGGCAGCTCGGAGCCCTCGGAAGCGGACGCCGAAGTCTTCCAGCTGCCGGCGGGCAAACCTGCATACCGGGCACTGCCGCCGGGCCGTCCTCATGCGACCCCGGGGCAGCTGCAGGCCTGCCAGGATGCGCTGCAGCAGGAAACCGAACGCCGGGTCGATGCCGCCGCCGCGGCCCTGATCCTCTCGGGCGTCCTGGCCCGCATCGCGGTCAAGGAATGCGAACGCGGCCGCCCGCTGGACCTGGCGGAAAGCATCGCCCTGGTCGAAGACGGCGATGTGCAGGGCTTCATGCTGGCGGCCGGCCTGCAGGCCGGGCAGATCGACCGGGGCCGCGTCGGGCAGGCGCGCGCGGCGGCGCTGGCCTCGCTCGCCACCCTGCCGACCGCCTTGCTCGGCACCAGCCTTTCCAGCGCGGTCAATGCCTTTTTCCCCGGAAACGCGACGGCGCGCCTGGTGGGTTTCATTCTCAACGTGGCGATATTGGCGCTGACGCCCTGGCTGAACGCATGCCTGATCCAGCCATTCGGTGCATGGGCGGACCGCTGGCGCGCGGCCGATTATGTGGTGCGTGTGGACCGGTTCCGCATTCACGACCGCCAGGATAAACCGGCGCTGACCCGCCATATTCGCCGGGCCATGGCCGAATATCGTCGGACACACGCCGCCATCGCCCGCTGCCTGGAGCAGCCCGGCAGGCTGGCGCGCCTGCCCGATTTGCGCTGGCGCCATGCCCGCGCGACCGAGGCGCTGCGCAAGCTCTTGCCCGCCGTCCGCGCCAAGCAGGCGGCCGATACCCGTGTGCATCTGGAGAACCGCTTCCAGAATCTCGCCCGCTATCCCAAGCTGGTGCTGGCTCCGGTCGGCCAGCTGCTGCGCGCGGCGCGCTGGATCTCGGCCTGGGCCTCGGCCGCGCTGCAGGTGGGTGTCTCGCTGGGGGCGGCGGGCATCCAGGCCTGGCTCGCCGGCCGCGACGAGGGCCACAAGCAGGCCTTCACCATCCGCTTCCACATGCTGTACGACCCACCGCTGAACGCCCTTGGAGATAGCCGCCTGGCCCGCGGATCGCCGCTGCGCCCGCAGGACATCGACGAGACCCGTCTGCGCGACTTCTTCACCGGCCCGAACCGCAGCCGCGTCGCCATGCTCGCCACCTGCCTGCGCGCCCATGCCGGCGGCTACGAACGCCGGCATTCCGGCGCGGTGGCCGATGCCGCCGCCAACCTCGAAGCCGGCGATGGCTGCCATGCCGAGCTGCAGCGCCTGCGCGCCGACCTCGCCCGCGTGGAAAGCCAGCAGCTGACCGAGCTGGCGCTGGACGGGGTCGCCGCCCGGCTGCTGCTGCCCGGCGGCCGCTGCGATCCCCTGCTGTGGGCCGAGGTCAGCGCGCGCCTGCAGAAGCAAGGCGAGGTCTCCAGCCAGTTCTGCAAGTTCCTGGGCCAGCAATGGCAGGTCGGCGTCGGGCCGGGCTATTACGTCTTCGTGCCCAAGCTGCTGAACCTGGCCTGGCAAGGCAGCCCACCGCTGCCGGGCATGGTGGCCTGTGCCGGGCTGGCGGCGCTGTTCGGCCTGGCGGGCTACAACACGCATCCCAAGGTCGCCATCGAACGCAACGAGCTGCAGGTGCGCATCGACCACGGCGAGGTCGGCACCGGCTTCCTGGACACCATGCGCCAGGCCGGTGTCGCGATGGTGGCGCTGCCGCGTCAGCTGCAGCAGGGCCGGCAGTTCGGCGCGGCGGTGTGCGCGCTGCTCGAATGCCTGGGCCAGGCCGCGGAAATGGAGCGCCGGCTCGGCGCCTGAGGTTCGGGTGCTGTTGCCATTTGTTCCCGGTCGCGGCGGCCGCGCGCCGAAGATGATCCGACCATGGAACTCATCGTCGCCCGCCCCGAAGGCCTCTACTGCACCGCCGGGGATTTCTACATCGACCCCTGGCGGCCGGTGGACCGCGCCGTCATCACCCACGCCCATTCCGACCATGCGCGTGTCGGCCACGGCCACTACCTGGCCCACACCGACAGCGAAGGCACCCTGAGGGCCCGCCTGGGCGCCGACATCCCGCTGCAGACCCTGCCCTACGGCGAGGCGATCGAGCACAAGGGCGTGCGCATCTCCCTGCACCCGGCCGGCCATGTGCTGGGCTCGGCCCAGGTGCGGCTGGAGCACGGCGGCCGGGTCTGGGTGGCCTCGGGCGACTACAAGCTCGAAGACGACGGCACCTGCGCTCCCTTCGAGCCGGTGCGCTGCGACACCTTCATCACCGAATCCACCTTCGGCCTGCCCATCTACCGCTGGCCGGCGCAGCCGGTGCTGTTCGCCGAGATCGATGCCTGGTGGCGGACCAACGCGGCGGCGGGCCGCGCCTCGGTGCTGCTGGGTTATGCCTTCGGCAAGGCGCAGCGCATCCTGCACGGGGTGGACAGCAGCATCGGGCCGATCGTGGTGCATGGCGCGGTCGAGCCGCTCAATGCCGTCTACCGCGCGGCCGGCGTGCGCCTGCCGCCCACGCTGCGGGTGACCGACCCGGGAGTGGACGCCGCCCTGCTCAAGACCGCGCTGGTGGTGGCACCGCCCTCGGCCCAGGGCACGCCCTGGATACGCCGCTTCGGCAACTATTCGGACGGTTTTGCCAGCGGCTGGATGCAGCTGCGCGGCACCCGCCGGCGGCGCGGCGTGGACAAGGGTTTCGTCATGTCCGACCACGCCGACTGGCCCGGCCTGCAGCGCGCCATCGGCGCCACCGGCGCGGAGTGCGTGTACGTCACCCACGGCAGCGTGGCGGTGATGGTGCGCTGGCTGGCCGAGCAGGGCCTGGACGCCCGCTCCTTCAAGACCGAATACGGCGACGAGGACGGCGAGACCGCGCCGGCGGCCGAGCCGGCGGGGCAGGGCGCATGAAGGCCTTCGCCGCCCTCTACCGCGCCCTGGACGCCACCACCTCCACCCTGGCCAAGCAGGCCGCCCTGCAGCAGTACCTGGCCGCCGCGCCGGCCGAGGACGCCGCCTGGGCCGTCTACTTCCTGGCCGGCGGCAAGCCGCGCCAGCTGGTGCCCAGCAAGCTGCTGCGCGAGATCGCCCGCGATGCGGCCGGCTTGCCCGAATGGCTGTTCGCCGAGAGCTACGACGCGGTCGGCGACCTGGCCGAGACCATCTCCCTGCTGCTGCCCCTGCCGTCCGGCGCACACGAGCTGGGCCTGGCCGCCTGGATGCAGCAGCATCTGCTGCCCCTGCGCAAGACTCCGCCCGAGGCCCTGTCCGCCGTGCTGGGCGCGCAGTGGGACCTGCTGGCTCCGGAAGACCGGCTGGTGTATTTCAAGCTGATCACCGGCAGCTTCCGTGTCGGCGTCTCGCGCCTGCAGGTGACGCAGGCGCTGGCCGTCACCGCCGGGCTGGACCCGAAGCTGATCGCCCAGCGCCTGATCGGCTACACCGCCATCGGCGGCGCGCCGGATGCCGACGATTACCGCCGGCTGATCGCCACGGCGGAAGAGGGCGCGGCCGATCCGCATGGCAGCGGCCATCCCTATCCCTTCTTCCTGGCCCATCCGCTGGCGCTGCCGGTGGCGCAGTTCGAGGCGACGATCGGCCCGCCCTCGGCCTGGCAGGTGGAGTGGAAATGGGACGGCATCCGTGCCCAGCTGGTGCGGCGCGCGGGCGATGTGTGGATCTGGTCGCGCGGCGAGGAACTGGTCACCGACCGTTATCCCGAACTGCAGGCCCTGGGCGGCGCGGTGCCGGACGGCACGGTGATCGACGGCGAGATCGTGGTCTGGCGCGACGGCCGGGTGCAGCCCTTCGCCGAGATGCAGAAACGGATAGGCCGCAAGACCGTGGGCCCCAAGCTGCAGCGCGAGCTGCCGGTGGTGCTGCTGGCCTACGACCTGCTGGAGGAAGGCGGCGTGGACCTGCGTGCCCTGCCCCAGCAGGAGCGCCGCGCCCGGCTCGATGCGCTGGTGGCACGCACACCGCATCCGTCGCTGGTGTCCAGCCCGCTGCTGCAGGGCACCGACTGGGCAGACCTGGCCGTGCAGCGCGAGCAAGCACGCTCGCTGGGCGTGGAGGGCATGATGCTCAAGGCCTTGTCCGCCCAGTACGGCGTGGGCCGCACCAAGGACGTGGGCACCTGGTGGAAGTGGAAGATCGACCCGCTCTCCATCGACGCGGTCCTGATCTACGCCCAGCGCGGCCACGGCCGCCGCGCCAGCCTCTACAGCGACTACACCTTCGCCGTCTGGGACGGCCCGGCGGAACAGGAGGACCGCAAGCTGGTGCCCTTCGCCAAGGCCTATTCGGGCCTGACCGATGCCGAGATGGCCCGGGTCGACGCGGTGATCCGCAAGACCACGCTGGAGACCTTCGGCCCGGTGCGCAGCGTCAAACCCACGCTGGTCTTCGAGCTGGGCTTCGAAGGCATCGCCCGCAGCAGCCGCCACAAGAGCGGCATCGCCGTGCGGTTCCCGCGCATGCTGCGCTGGCGCGAGGACAAGCCGGTGGCGGAGGCCGACACGCTGCAGACCCTGGCCGAGCTGCTGCCGCATTCCGATCCCTGACGCCGGCGCCGTTCAGAACCAGCTGGCCTGCTCGGTGTCCAGGCGCGAGTTCAGCGCCACGCCGGCGACGGCGAGCATGCCGGCCAGCTTGTCGCGGTCGGCCTGCGTCTGCTGGAAATGGTGCCGTGCGTACTTGGCAAGGCTCAGGTCGTACCAGTAGAGGCGCGGGTCCAGATTGCCGATGCGGGTCCGCCAGCCGCGCCGGGCCATGGCCTGGCCCAGCTTCCAGCATTGCTGGTCGGAGGCGGACAGCAGCTCGAAATCCGCGGGCGCGGCCAGGGTGCGGTCGATGCGCTGCTTGAGCTGCTGGCTGCCGCCCATGGCCAGCAGCATGGCCAGCACTTCCTCGACCCGCGGCGCATCCGCTGGCCAGTGGCCGGCGTGCTGGTGGAACTGCGCCAGATCCCGCGCGCAGTGAGCCACCAGCGCATCGAAGGAGGCATCGTCCGGGGCGTAGCCGCCGCGCCAGGACTGGATCTGCGCCGCGGTCTGGAAGGTGGCCGGCCCGCTCTGCGGCTGAATCGCGTTCATCAGGTTGGAGGCCAGCGGGCTGGCCAGGCTGCTCAGGCGCGGCGCGAACTGCAGCTGTTTCAGATGGTCCGGCGACAGCATGCTGAGCTTGAACTCGCCGAGGTGGTGCACGCTCTGGGCGATGGCCAGCGCGCCGCCGGCCAGCACCACCACCGCGGCGGCCGCACCCTGCCAGGTGACGGGGATGACCTGGCCGGCGAATCGCGCGGTGCCGCGGGTGAAGGCCAGGAACCACAAGTCTCGGTTGACCCGGTAATGGCGCGAGATCTGGCCGGCGGCCGAGAAGCTGCGCAGCGAGGCGCCGACGATGCCCAGCGGGTCCTGCACCCGGTCGAAGCGGCCGCTGCGCAGGGCGAGCAGGTCGCGCGCCAGGATGCACATGGCGCGGCGGTGTTCCTCGACGCGGGCGGCGCGGCTGCGGTAGTCGCGGTACAAGGCTTCCAGGCGCTGCGGCGACAGGCCCGACCAGCGCAGGTGCAGCGGCTCGTCGCCTTCTTCGAGCTGGCCGCGTGTCTGCAACTTCACTTCCACCTGCGCCAGCCAGATTTCGGTGTCGTTGTCGGCGAAGGGGGTGCGCAGGGCGGTGGCCAGGGCGGCCAGCTCACCGCGCGACAGGGCGAAGCCGGGCGTGTG contains the following coding sequences:
- a CDS encoding F0F1 ATP synthase subunit epsilon; translation: MANTIHVDVVSAEESIFSGEARFVALPGESGELGIYPRHTPLITRIKPGTVRIDMADGSEEFVFVAGGILEVQPDVVTVLSDTAIRGKDLDEEKANKAKVAAEEALKHAKSDLDLAKAQSELAVMAAQIAALRRFRDKR
- the atpD gene encoding F0F1 ATP synthase subunit beta, which translates into the protein MAQTQTQAGTQGKIVQCIGAVVDVEFPRDKMPKIYDALKLEGSALTLEVQQQLGDGVVRTIALGSSDGLRRGLMVTNTAAAITVPVGKATLGRIMDVLGAPIDERGPVSQELTAGIHRKAPAYDELSPSQELLETGIKVIDLVCPFAKGGKVGLFGGAGVGKTVNMMELINNIAKAHSGLSVFAGVGERTREGNDFYHEMADSGVVNLENLEESKVAMVYGQMNEPPGNRLRVALTGLTIAESFRDEGRDVLFFVDNIYRYTLAGTEVSALLGRMPSAVGYQPTLAEEMGRLQERITSTKVGSITSIQAVYVPADDLTDPSPATTFAHLDSTVVLSRDIASLGIYPAVDPLDSTSRQLSPDVVGEEHYAVARAVQGTLQRYKELRDIIAILGMDELAPEDKLLVSRARKIQRFLSQPFHVAEVFTGSPGKYVPLAETIRGFKMITAGECDHLPEQAFYMVGTIDEAFEKAKKLA
- a CDS encoding ATP-dependent DNA ligase, translated to MKAFAALYRALDATTSTLAKQAALQQYLAAAPAEDAAWAVYFLAGGKPRQLVPSKLLREIARDAAGLPEWLFAESYDAVGDLAETISLLLPLPSGAHELGLAAWMQQHLLPLRKTPPEALSAVLGAQWDLLAPEDRLVYFKLITGSFRVGVSRLQVTQALAVTAGLDPKLIAQRLIGYTAIGGAPDADDYRRLIATAEEGAADPHGSGHPYPFFLAHPLALPVAQFEATIGPPSAWQVEWKWDGIRAQLVRRAGDVWIWSRGEELVTDRYPELQALGGAVPDGTVIDGEIVVWRDGRVQPFAEMQKRIGRKTVGPKLQRELPVVLLAYDLLEEGGVDLRALPQQERRARLDALVARTPHPSLVSSPLLQGTDWADLAVQREQARSLGVEGMMLKALSAQYGVGRTKDVGTWWKWKIDPLSIDAVLIYAQRGHGRRASLYSDYTFAVWDGPAEQEDRKLVPFAKAYSGLTDAEMARVDAVIRKTTLETFGPVRSVKPTLVFELGFEGIARSSRHKSGIAVRFPRMLRWREDKPVAEADTLQTLAELLPHSDP
- a CDS encoding ligase-associated DNA damage response exonuclease; translation: MELIVARPEGLYCTAGDFYIDPWRPVDRAVITHAHSDHARVGHGHYLAHTDSEGTLRARLGADIPLQTLPYGEAIEHKGVRISLHPAGHVLGSAQVRLEHGGRVWVASGDYKLEDDGTCAPFEPVRCDTFITESTFGLPIYRWPAQPVLFAEIDAWWRTNAAAGRASVLLGYAFGKAQRILHGVDSSIGPIVVHGAVEPLNAVYRAAGVRLPPTLRVTDPGVDAALLKTALVVAPPSAQGTPWIRRFGNYSDGFASGWMQLRGTRRRRGVDKGFVMSDHADWPGLQRAIGATGAECVYVTHGSVAVMVRWLAEQGLDARSFKTEYGDEDGETAPAAEPAGQGA
- the atpG gene encoding F0F1 ATP synthase subunit gamma, which produces MAAGKEIRGKIKSVENTKKITKAMEMVAASKMRKAQDRMRAARPYSEKVRNIAAHLGQANPEYVHPFMKTNDDAKAAGFIVVTTDKGLCGGMNTNVLRAVTAKLRELQSQGVKSEAVAIGNKGLGFLNRIGAHVVSHVTGLGDTPHLDRLIGPVKVLLDAYAEGRLSAVYLCYTRFINTMKQESVVEQLLPLAPPVADESASKSSWDYIYEPDAQSVIDELLVRYAESLVFQAVAENMASEQSARMVAMKAATDNAGSVIGELKLVYNKTRQAAITKELSEIVSGAAAV